In Arachis hypogaea cultivar Tifrunner chromosome 2, arahy.Tifrunner.gnm2.J5K5, whole genome shotgun sequence, a genomic segment contains:
- the LOC112737183 gene encoding uncharacterized protein has translation MAAPFFSTPFQPYVYQSPQDAITPFQILGGEAQVVQIMLKPQEKIIAKPGSMCFMSGSIEMENSYLPENEVGIWQWLFGKNISSIVLRNSGQSDGFIGIAAPYFARILPIDLASFNGEILCQPDAFLCSVNDVKVNNTIDQRGRNIIAGAEGFLRQKISGQGLAFILAGGSVVQKNLESGEVLAVDVSCIVAVTSTVNVQIKYNGPPRRTMFGGDNAVIALLTGPGIVFIQSLPFHRLSQRIARSVTSPNMRENPKFLIQIAIFFFLAYVVIVSSLILTDV, from the exons ATGGCGGCACCATTTTTCTCAACACCTTTTCAGCCCTATGTTTATCAG AGTCCGCAAGATGCAATCACACCTTTTCAGATTTTAGGGGGTGAAGCTCAGGTGGTCCAG ATAATGTTGAAGCCCCAAGAAAAAATTATTGCAAAGCCTG GTTCCATGTGCTTTATGTCAGGCTCCATTGAAATGGAAAATTCCTATCTTCCAGAAAATGAAGTAGGCATATGGCAGTGGCTATTTGGCAAAAACATAAGTAGCATCGTTCTTCGAAATTCTGGACAAAGTGATGGATTTATTGGAATTGCTGCACCTTATTTTGCAAGAATTCTTCCG ATTGATTTAGCAAGCTTTAACGGGGAGATTTTGTGTCAG CCAGATGCATTTCTTTGCTCTGTCAATGATGTGAAAGTCAACAACACAATTGATCAGAGGGGACGAAATATTATTGCTGGTGCTGAG GGATTTTTGAGGCAGAAGATATCAGGTCAAGGGCTTGCATTCATACTTGCTGGTGGATCTG TTGTACAGAAAAATCTTGAGAGCGGCGAAGTTCTAGCAGTTGATGTTTCATGCATTGTTGCTGTGACAAGTACGGTCAATgtccaaataaaatataatggtCCTCCAAGAAGGACAATGTTTGGA GGTGATAATGCCGTGATAGCTCTTCTCACAGGACCAGGCATTGTGTTCATACAAAGCTTACCGTTTCATAGACTTTCTCAGCGAATCGCTAG atCGGTGACATCTCCAAACATGAGGGAAAATCCCAAGTTTTTAATACAGATTGCCATTTTCTTTTTCCTGGCCTATGTTGTCATTGTATCTTCATTAATATTGACAGATGTATGA